One window of the Eucalyptus grandis isolate ANBG69807.140 chromosome 6, ASM1654582v1, whole genome shotgun sequence genome contains the following:
- the LOC104450809 gene encoding dehydrogenase/reductase SDR family member 12 isoform X1 encodes MRSSHLHPDFLQRICLFMSWLKVLACLSISGSPCQKELMLPLLEKVAPDAQVITVSFAGMYTSPLTTDLEYSDADFEGVEQYARNKRVQVALTEKWAEVHNERGIGFYSMHAGWAEMPSVAKSLPGFSKSLSGKLRTKQEGADTIIWLALQPKDKLVSGAFYFDRALAPKHLMFAATGDSYTH; translated from the exons ATGAGATCAAGTCATTTGCATCCAGATTTTCTTCAAAGGATTTGCCTCTTCATGTCTTG GTTAAAAGTGCTGGCTTGCTTGAGCATAAGCGGATCACCATGCCAGAAGG AATTAATGTTGCCTTTGCTTGAAAAAGTGGCGCCTGATGCTCAAGTCATCACTGTTTCTTTTGCTGGAATGTATACAAGTCCCTTGACTACTGATCTAGAG TATAGTGATGCCGACTTTGAGGGGGTGGAGCAATATGCTCGAAACAAGAGAGTTCAG GTAGCGCTGACAGAAAAGTGGGCTGAGGTACACAATGAGAGAGGGATTGGCTTCTACTCGATGCACGCTGGTTGGGCTGAGATGCCGAGTGTTGCCAAGAGCTTGCCTGGTTTCTCTAAATC TCTCTCTGGAAAGCTCAGAACTAAACAAGAAGGTGCCGACACAATTATTTGGTTGGCTTTACAGCCGAAAGACAAATTGGTCTCTGGTGCATTCTATTTTGATAGAGCACTGGCGCCGAAACATCTTATGTTTGCAGCTACTGGAGACTCTTATACtcattga
- the LOC104450813 gene encoding probable choline kinase 1 isoform X1: MPTAKGPVDFRSLSRFLIGFSNAVLARIADRVRSSADYSLRYRMTVKANGFLQGCLPEELKKVLRSVASELGDVIDDMDSIQVVPLKGAMTNEVYQINWPLNDKRDLFRKVLVRIYGEGVDLFFNRDDEVQTFECISKHGQGPRLLGRFSDGRVEEFIHARTLSAADLRDPDVSALIASKLREFHNLEMPGPKNVLLWNRIRNWLKEARSLCILKDAKEFRLDALEEEICVLEEELTRDDQAIGFCHNDLQYGNIMMDEETRSITIIDYEYASYNPVAYDIANHFCEMAANYHTETPHILDYGAYPGLEERKRFVRNYLSSGGDQPNDTEINQLVDDVEKYTLVNHLLWTLWGIISSYVNDIDFDYKEYARQRFHQYWLRKPALLGSGRVCSE, encoded by the exons GTGAGATCTAGTGCAGATTATAGTCTGAGATACAGGATGACGGTGAAGGCAAACGGGTTCCTCCAAGGTTGTCTGCCGGAGGAGTTGAAGAAAGTGCTCCGATCCGTGGCATCCGAATTGGGGGATGTGATCGATGACATGGACTCGATTCAGGTGGTTCCTCTTAAGGGGGCCATGACCAATGAGGTTTACCAGATAAATTGGCCATTGAATGATAAACGCGATCTCTTCAGAAAGGTTTTGGTTAGGATCTACGGTGAAGGAGTCGATCTCTTCTTCAACAGGGACGATGAGGTGCAGACGTTCGAGTGCATTTCGAAGCATGGGCAGGGGCCTCGTTTGCTCGGCCGGTTTTCGGACGGAAGGGTGGAGGAGTTCATTCATGCCAGG ACACTCTCAGCTGCTGACCTCCGTGATCCGGATGTTTCTGCTCTAATAGCAAGTAAACTGAGAGAGTTCCACAATCTCGAGATGCCTGGTCCGAAGAATGTTCTCCTTTGGAACAGAATTAG AAATTGGCTCAAAGAAGCAAGATCTTTGTGCATCCTTAAGGACGCAAAAGAATTTCGTTTAGATGCTCTGGAGGAGGAAATTTGTGTGCTTGAGGAGGAGTTGACGCGGGATGACCAAGCCATTGGCTTCTGTCACAATGATCTGCAATATGGAAACATAATGATGGATGAAGAGACAAGATCGATCACCATTATT GATTATGAGTACGCGAGTTACAACCCCGTTGCATATGATATAGCGAATCATTTCTGTGAGATGGCAGCAAATTATCATACCGAAACACCTCATATTTTGGACTATGGTGCTTATCCAG GCTTAGAGGAGCGGAAGAGATTTGTGCGCAATTACCTTAGCTCGGGAG GGGACCAACCTAACGACACTGAAATAAACCAGCTCGTCGATGATGTAGAGAAGTACACTCTTGTAAACCATCTCCTTTGGACTTTGTGGGGTATAATTTCG AGCTATGTGAACGACATCGACTTTGACTACAAGGAATATGCGAGGCAAAGATTTCACCAATACTGGCTGAGAAAGCCTGCTCTCTTGGGCTCGGGCCGTGTTTGCAGCGAATAG
- the LOC104452297 gene encoding uncharacterized protein LOC104452297 — protein MAATGWDSRLVPDLKDRTNMECLPFSVIPTVPVKEVPRPSHGEETGESDEKDPVDSFCLGDFWKAYEEWSAYGAGVPIVLPCGESVMQYYFPSLSAIQVFTYQKFPTPLRFSGEGSSMESENDAMSDGSNRSGSSEVLSPGSPGKNLFQDYDFGMQEGSDPEEMPKYHHGELYFQYNEVLNPYARAPLVKKIKELAKKYPGLTTFESTDLTPYSWVAVAWYPIIQIPVMRNQKELSASFLTYHMLSWSTQGLESVIPKDNQRLECIVPPKVESKAMKSGDSKTYNIRVPPFAMSTYKMHGAFWVDPRTLDREMMFSYQRAAWFWLKEHKFQHHDYNFFVSRGA, from the exons ATGGCAGCAACGGGCTGGGACTCGAGACTGGTTCCAGATTTGAAGGATCGGACAAACATGGAGTGTCTTCCTTTCTCAGTGATACCCACTGTTCCAGTCAAGGAGGTCCCTAGG CCAAGCCATGGGGAAGAGACGGGCGAATCGGATGAGAAAGACCCGGTGGACTCGTTTTGCCTCGGCGATTTTTGGAAAGCTTACGAGGAGTGGAGCGCTTACGGCGCGGGCGTTCCGATAGTGCTGCCTTGCGGCGAATCCGTGATGCAATACTATTTCCCTTCCTTATCAGCCATTCAAGTATTCACATACCAGAAGTTTCCGACCCCTCTCAG GTTTTCTGGGGAGGGCTCTTCAATGGAGTCCGAGAACGATGCCATGAGTGACGGAAGCAACAGGAGCGGATCCTCAGAAGTTCTAAGCCCCGGCTCCCCCGGCAAAAACCTCTTTCAAG ACTATGATTTTGGGATGCAAGAAGGGTCAGACCCAGAGGAAATGCCGAAGTATCATCACGGGGAGCTATATTTTCAATACAATGAGGTGTTGAATCCTTATGCTAGAGCCCCCCTCGTTAAAAAG ATTAAAGAGCTGGCAAAGAAGTATCCTGGCTTGACAACTTTCGAGAGCACGGACCTCACTCCATATAGTTGGGTGGCTGTTGCTTG GTATCCCATTATACAGATACCGGTGATGAGAAACCAAAAGGAGTTATCTGCATCTTTCCTTACTTATCACATGTTGTCATGGTCTACTCAGG GTTTGGAAAGTGTCATACCAAAAGACAATCAAAGACTTGAATGCATTGTTCCGCCGAAAGTCGAATCTAAAGCTATGAAAAGTGGTGACTCGAAGACGTACAACATCAGAGTTCCTCCGTTTGCGATGAGCACGTACAAGATGCACGGAGCATTTTGGGTCGATCCAAGGACACTCGATCGGGAGATGATGTTCTCGTACCAGCGGGCCGCTTGGTTTTGGTTGAAGGAACACAAGTTTCAGCACCATGACTATAACTTCTTTGTGTCTCGTGGTGCATGA
- the LOC104450809 gene encoding dehydrogenase/reductase SDR family member 12 isoform X2 translates to MTELMLPLLEKVAPDAQVITVSFAGMYTSPLTTDLEYSDADFEGVEQYARNKRVQVALTEKWAEVHNERGIGFYSMHAGWAEMPSVAKSLPGFSKSLSGKLRTKQEGADTIIWLALQPKDKLVSGAFYFDRALAPKHLMFAATGDSYTH, encoded by the exons ATGACAGAATTAATGTTGCCTTTGCTTGAAAAAGTGGCGCCTGATGCTCAAGTCATCACTGTTTCTTTTGCTGGAATGTATACAAGTCCCTTGACTACTGATCTAGAG TATAGTGATGCCGACTTTGAGGGGGTGGAGCAATATGCTCGAAACAAGAGAGTTCAG GTAGCGCTGACAGAAAAGTGGGCTGAGGTACACAATGAGAGAGGGATTGGCTTCTACTCGATGCACGCTGGTTGGGCTGAGATGCCGAGTGTTGCCAAGAGCTTGCCTGGTTTCTCTAAATC TCTCTCTGGAAAGCTCAGAACTAAACAAGAAGGTGCCGACACAATTATTTGGTTGGCTTTACAGCCGAAAGACAAATTGGTCTCTGGTGCATTCTATTTTGATAGAGCACTGGCGCCGAAACATCTTATGTTTGCAGCTACTGGAGACTCTTATACtcattga
- the LOC104450813 gene encoding probable choline kinase 1 isoform X2 yields MTVKANGFLQGCLPEELKKVLRSVASELGDVIDDMDSIQVVPLKGAMTNEVYQINWPLNDKRDLFRKVLVRIYGEGVDLFFNRDDEVQTFECISKHGQGPRLLGRFSDGRVEEFIHARTLSAADLRDPDVSALIASKLREFHNLEMPGPKNVLLWNRIRNWLKEARSLCILKDAKEFRLDALEEEICVLEEELTRDDQAIGFCHNDLQYGNIMMDEETRSITIIDYEYASYNPVAYDIANHFCEMAANYHTETPHILDYGAYPGLEERKRFVRNYLSSGGDQPNDTEINQLVDDVEKYTLVNHLLWTLWGIISSYVNDIDFDYKEYARQRFHQYWLRKPALLGSGRVCSE; encoded by the exons ATGACGGTGAAGGCAAACGGGTTCCTCCAAGGTTGTCTGCCGGAGGAGTTGAAGAAAGTGCTCCGATCCGTGGCATCCGAATTGGGGGATGTGATCGATGACATGGACTCGATTCAGGTGGTTCCTCTTAAGGGGGCCATGACCAATGAGGTTTACCAGATAAATTGGCCATTGAATGATAAACGCGATCTCTTCAGAAAGGTTTTGGTTAGGATCTACGGTGAAGGAGTCGATCTCTTCTTCAACAGGGACGATGAGGTGCAGACGTTCGAGTGCATTTCGAAGCATGGGCAGGGGCCTCGTTTGCTCGGCCGGTTTTCGGACGGAAGGGTGGAGGAGTTCATTCATGCCAGG ACACTCTCAGCTGCTGACCTCCGTGATCCGGATGTTTCTGCTCTAATAGCAAGTAAACTGAGAGAGTTCCACAATCTCGAGATGCCTGGTCCGAAGAATGTTCTCCTTTGGAACAGAATTAG AAATTGGCTCAAAGAAGCAAGATCTTTGTGCATCCTTAAGGACGCAAAAGAATTTCGTTTAGATGCTCTGGAGGAGGAAATTTGTGTGCTTGAGGAGGAGTTGACGCGGGATGACCAAGCCATTGGCTTCTGTCACAATGATCTGCAATATGGAAACATAATGATGGATGAAGAGACAAGATCGATCACCATTATT GATTATGAGTACGCGAGTTACAACCCCGTTGCATATGATATAGCGAATCATTTCTGTGAGATGGCAGCAAATTATCATACCGAAACACCTCATATTTTGGACTATGGTGCTTATCCAG GCTTAGAGGAGCGGAAGAGATTTGTGCGCAATTACCTTAGCTCGGGAG GGGACCAACCTAACGACACTGAAATAAACCAGCTCGTCGATGATGTAGAGAAGTACACTCTTGTAAACCATCTCCTTTGGACTTTGTGGGGTATAATTTCG AGCTATGTGAACGACATCGACTTTGACTACAAGGAATATGCGAGGCAAAGATTTCACCAATACTGGCTGAGAAAGCCTGCTCTCTTGGGCTCGGGCCGTGTTTGCAGCGAATAG